The Rissa tridactyla isolate bRisTri1 chromosome 6, bRisTri1.patW.cur.20221130, whole genome shotgun sequence DNA segment aaaggaccttaaagaccatacagttccaaccctcctgtcctgggcagggacacctcccactagaccaggttgctcaaagccccatccagcctggccttgaacacctccacggATAGGGCTGACCAGAAGCCATCTTACCTGGAAAATATGGAAACCTATAGGACGACACTTGCTATCTTGGCAGTGCTGACGGAGGGTAACTTTCACACTGCTTTTTCCTGGTCCTGCAGGAATGGAGAGGGGAAAGCAGGGATTGAGATGGAAGGAGGGGAagttcctgctgcctccagcgcttTGCCCATTTTTCCAACATCCATGCAGCTGCACTGTCTCCCATTCACCTGATGGGAGTTCTTCACAGACAGCAGCATCTGTGGGTGGTGGTTTTAGCTCACTATTAAAtgtaagagagaaaagaaactaaatgcaTAAAATCTGTATGATTTCACAAAAATCTAGAACACCAGCTCACAAAAATTAGTATTACATAAACACAATTCCTCCAAACTTGcagcacaaagaaaaagagaaccaTACAATTCTAAGTCCTTAAGTAATTCACAGAACTCCCTAAGAACAACACAGCATATACAAACCATGCACTAAAACCAGATAGATTTTTGtacattcatgaaaaaaaatgcagcttccacATTTTTCCTCGATACTCTTGTACTATTTGTCCTATCTGAAAGTGATACAACTGACAGCAACTTCTGGAGTACACATGAGCACCTCAGTAAGTCCAAAGCATACACCACTGCCTTTTTGATATTCACTGTGTCTTTAATCAGAAGGAAAACGGTAGTTTCCTCTGACTTGATCACTGTAATGTTAACCCATATTTTTATCTTAACCCAGCACTGCTTTTCACAGCCATATGAACAATTTAGTATCATTATCAGTTGTACagcatttgaaattatatttcaaTGAAACTGGAAACACATCATCTGCCCTTCTTTCCAATTTTCCAGTTGAGAACATATAAAAGCTCTTATGTTATTCTGTGATTGTCCATTCTAGACACATAGCCAGGCTGGCACTTCTGTTTCAGTCTGACGAAGTGTTATACTTAACAGCAATACCAGAAATTTTATCCCATCATTAGAAGTGCAACATGCTGCACCAATGAAATATGCCCAGAAGCCAAACATCTTGCCGGGAGAAGTATACAACTTGCAGCCATACAGCAAAATTAACCTCATAGTTTTGCAGACCTTTGTTCAGTCTAAAAATTGATGCCATCTTGCTTCCAAATTCCAAAGATGTAAGTGATTAATGAGTGTTCTGGCTTTGTAGTGTGATTTGCCAGTTTCTCTCCAAGGAGATATGAGTTCATAGTGTAGGTTTACTGGAAGAAGATACAACTTCACTGATTCCATACTACTACTCCTCATTGTGTCTTCTTAAGTATTTACTTCAAGACTATGGTCACCAACACAGAATTGCTCACGAATAATTGACTTAAGTGCTGAGACAGCTATATAGTCagctacagttaaaaaaaaattaaaagccatcaGAAGCTACTGGACTGACATTGCTGATATTTCCTATTGGATAAGCAAGCATTtttatacagaaagaaaagattgttCCAAGTCAATTATAAAAGTCTATTTTGTGTCACAagttaatgacaaaaaaaaaaatcagatagaATACAATATGCAGTAATCCTTCCAAGAATTTTGTCACAATGCTGGTAAGCTTCTTGAGACCTTCACAAGGAAGACGATCAGCTGTATTGTCAGCGTTGAATACTTTAATTCAAAAAGCAATTCTTCATTCAGCTAAAGAAGACAGCGTAAATGTCAGTCCTATTTTCTACACCTGTCCTGAAAAGATGAGCTGTGAGTATTATGTCATCCGAGTCCACTGCTGACACTCCATTTGCATTTGAAACTGTACTGCTCACTAATAACAATGTTATAAGTCAGGCAACCTGTTAGTATGCGTTTTACAGAATACATCATAATATACTACTCTCCTTTTCTGTCACTGATTGCAATagtaacagctgcttttaacttCTGTGGTACATCTTAATTTTTCCATACATTAAGAAAGAACTTCCACATATTGAGAAGCATGCTCTGCAGTTCTCCTACAGAATATGCACTTTCTCAAAACATTAGGCTGTGGTCTAGAGTCAAGATGCTACTCATCTGACTAATTCTGACTGATATTTTAACAAGAGGTAGTAGCAGCTTCATGCAAAAAGGAGGAGACAGAACACTGCTTACATGAACTCAAAGACAAAACAATGCTGTTACTTGATATTCTGCACAACCCTTCAAAAACACTTTGAACATTTACGCTTAGTGCTATACTTCATGTATTTATGTCAATGACTATaagaaattttctgttttgttttaaacctaCCTGAGAGAGATCCTTCCTGTTGAAAATACACGAAGCAAGAaattccctgctgcatctttcagAAAAGTGCTGGGAACAACAAGATAAAACCCAGGCGAAAGGTCACAGCATACATGCACTTCTCTATCATAGGAATGGCAGACGGTACCTACAACTGGAGGAGCAGAGAGGGTCTTTGGAAGGTTAAATCGTTTCTTCTCCACCTAGAATAGATGCATAATGATGTGTGGTGTTTTAGGAAACATGAGtagtttttaataaaactaaaagtgATCAActattgtttaaaacattttaaagcatgcatacattttaaaaaggaaacaagtaAGGAGGAGAGTATCAGCAGATAAACTGAACATCAAAGAGAAGTAGGAAGAGTTAGTATTCAGGAGGAGCAGATTTAGGAATAATCAGCCTGAAATGTCATGCACTAGTTTGGAACAGTCCCAAAAATTCTGTTACTTGGCACTCAGTGATAAGAAGAAAGTAGTAGTCCACTAATAGTTTGTACAGCCAGTAACTGCATTGTGAGATAAAACAGAATCATTCTAACCTAAATCAAAGATGCAAGTGTGCGAACAGTTGAATCATATCACTGCTGTAGGAAATGAATGATTTTACTCAGATGTTTAAGTAATGCTTTAAAACTTCTACTTGCAAAAAGTATTACCTTCCAGACATGCAATCCCACAGCCTGATAGTTCTTCCCCTGTGTGCCTTCAGTCAAAGACAGATTTTCCTCTGCTAAGTGAGTGAGATTTTGAATTCTTCCAGCCCAGTCAGCACTGTATTTCCTATGTTTCTGCAGCAGAGCAATGCACACCTCGCTCTTTTCACAGACTCTCAGCCAGAACTTAGGGTTTGTTGGGAAGCTGCTGTTGTTACGGCAGCCACCTGCAGACTGGCCTCTCACCCAGGATCCAAAAAGATTCTGTGAGTGATACAGCACTTTCTctaacaaaataagaaaaacatggtGCAGATTTCAGACACCAGATGCTACTTAATTTTGTACAACAGATATATGTCAGAGATCCCCCAGCCCAAGAAAACATATTGTTGTAGCCCTGACACTTTCTCCAAGCAGTTACTGGTGACCAACTTTGAGAGGCATGAGATGTCACAACTGGTAATGGCTGACTGATGACATGATTTTTACAACAAGAAACTGTTTCTAGAAGTCTGAAGTTTATCTCCCATCAAAAAAAGTATCAGAAGGCTGTCCAGAACAACAGCCTTCTAGACAGAGAACACTAATCTCTCAACAAACTAGCAAGTAACTCAACTTCAGAGAAATATCAAAGACTCCTCTAGAGATTCTCAGTTTCCTCTTGTCCCTCTAttcttcccagcagagacagaatAGGCCTACAGATCTAAAGAAGAAGGGAAAGACTGATAAAAAGAAGTTATGGTCTAGTTGCACCCATTTGCAATTCAAATCAGTCTTTCCCATTGACATAACATTATTTGTACgaaaaagtgttttctcataCCACACCTGTATAGAGGCTCTGAAGCTGTCCTTCTTCATTGACTGGAAAGCCCATGGTAATCTCATCAAATTCCCTGAAAAATTCTTCTTCATCAACCCAGAACTCTCCCTCTTGGATCTGTGAGAGCAGTTCCGAGGCAACTACTGGATCTAGCTGACTCCATCCTTGACCACTGCACATAAGACAAAAGTTAACAGTTCTTTGCCCAATAAAGCTCCATAACAATGTTCTATCAAATATACTATGGAGCAGGACAATAagggttttcttcattttattgtcAAATACGAGCCTTGAATATTTCTGTATATATGATGCTAGTGAGAGGGATAATAGAAACCATGAATCACAAGATATCAAAGAAAACTTAGAAAGAACATCGGATTGGATACAGCAGCATACTGCTAGGTGAAATAGGTACTTTGCTTACAGACAGTACAGTCCAAAgtgtgaaagcaaaataaagattttaattgttaaaaatagcaacaaaaaataaaacaaattgcaCAGTGACTGTTCTGGAAGAATTTTAATGCTGTACAACAAACATCAAAAAACACTGTCTGTATGAAGCAACTGGTTATCCCCATGAATCTGCTGGCTAAATCATGATAAACGAAGAATTTAAACACCTCATTATATAGGGCCCATTAAAAGCTACTACTTTTAACCTTTTTGATTGTTTCACTAACAGAGAACAGTTTTCCACTTGAATAAAACAAGGCTTTAAGGCCACTCAGTGAAATGCTATCTTCTTGCAACAACATGGCAGCTTACTGTTTGGCAAAGAAACTACAAGAGATCAACTGTATAACCAAAActctgctgaaagcaaaaaacatcAACTTAAGTTTCAATTAATGTGATTAAGCCATCtttttcacacaggaaaaaacctaTTTCTCTAAAGTGTTTATCAACACAATCATATTGTTACCATATTTTAATGCTGAAATCTTGCTCCTTGGATCAAGAAGTGCATGTCCTTTAGTACAGTCTAAACATGCTAACACTTTTCAAAACAAGCTAGTAGGGTCTACCCTTCCATTCTTCTTACTTTGCTATATGAACGGCTAAACgtatttctgcatttcctttaaaacagaTCTCTTCGTTATATTTACTTTATATCTACTCAACTCCAGCTTCTCCTACTCATATTAATCTACAGAAATGAGGGCACACAAGCCAAAAACATAAGCATCCTTCCTTCtgctatattttgttttatacatGTTTCTTTGATTATTGTCTGCAACTGAGGCAAGGTCAAATGCAAAGAGCCAAGTAAACCTGAGTGACGACTTATGTCACAAACATCTTTAAGCAACGACACTTAGATaaaaaaagcaccacaaaaatcacagacagaaaataaatcaacatcTTAAGTTTATCTCTATGAAAAGATATGATGCtttgataaagaaaaaattattaaaaaaattcagattacCAGAGCTAACAGATCAAAATGACTAGCCTTAGAACCAGTGAGCTCTGTGAACTACTGAACTCGCTAAAGGACAAACTGAAGTCTCTCTCCATACATAGATATGCTTTGTACTTCAGAATTtccacaaattatttttccaaatgaaaataaacctACTCACCCCTCACACCAAGGACCTCTCCAGCACCGCCTCCCCCAAGGATTTCGTATTCGTAGTAGGAAGATTTCCTTGCCTGACACTTCAGACAGACTCAACATGTCTATCACAATAAAGGCATGAAATTCTCCTAGTTCACTTGCACCTGAATagacaaaaaaaagcatttgaaagcaaACAAGAGAACGTGCTCCATATTTTACAATGAACGACATTAAACTATCCTTTGAAAGAAGGCAATTTTGAGATAAAAGGAAGCTGTTTTTAAATCAGTAtaaaaacagcataaaaacaCTCAAACAGTTCACTTTAGTTGTGacaatactgaaataaaataaatgagagtTTTAGACTAGCAAGTTAATATGCTTTATCTCAAACATCTACAAATCCCCCATGCTGAAATTCATTGCGATTTTTAatgtttggggttggttgttttgtttgtttgttttggttgggtttttttaaggtgttttatCAGGGGGCAAGAGGGTGTACATTTGGTTTTGAGAACTGACCATATTAGCATCTAATATAAAAAGTACTCCTCAAAAGCATCCTCCGTCCTGAACTCAGCAACATCCTTAAATCTTTATTTATCCAACGTTATATAAAAATTGCACCGTGAAACCCATATGGTATTAGAATCAGCACGATGTATTTGCTGTCTGTCTTGTGCTCTTAACCCTGTTAAATTGAGACATTTACTTTAAAAGTGTCTAGGCCTTTACTATTACCTTGCCTGGAATTGAGGACTGAACAGCTTATGACACACTGTTCCTTCAGATTCATTAATTTTCTAAACACTGCTTTCTCCAAAACCATGCCAGTCTTCTCTTTCCCCATGTTTCTTCCTGGGCATTTGAGGGTCCATCTTTCAGCAATTCCTCCAGTCAGATCAACCAAAGCATCTGCCACCTGTCCTGCCCACAACTGTTCGTAAGATCCATGCACTCTATTAAAAAACAAGACACCATAACGAAGACGACATTTCTACAAAAAGCAGAACTAAAGAAACATGGTTCTTACGTACTTTCAACCCCACCCTATATCACAATCATGACTGGACCCTACCTCACATCCCCAGTGAGGCAAGAGAAAGCACATActattttatttacagaataCAATATCTAAAGAATATATAAGCCATCAGACATTCCACTGTTTGATGGGAAGTTTATTACAATTCATTCCATCCTATATAGAAACCACTCTAGTCTAGTTCTAGTTATTTGTACCTTACTATCTGTGCACTACATCATCTTTTGTAATATACTAACTGTATTCTGTATAAATAAGtaacatttcttcctcttcttcaatTATTCTTTGTTCACTCTCCACAAACAACCAGAGCAGCACTTCCTTCAACAATTTAAGTAAATCAAGAGACTACTTTACCTGATGCAGCAGATGCAAGAGATAGCAAAAGAAGTCAAGACTATAATAGAATGATAAGACAAGATAGAACAATAAGATCTCTagagaaaacaagcaaagaatATTGCCTTTCAAACCTTCATAGAAGCTTTAGCTCGTCACTGCTGCTTCACAATTTCTGCTCAACACAAGTACAGTTGAATAAATTACTTCGTACTTGAAGTCTTTTTCTGCCCTCTGCTGGCAAACCACACAATCTATTGTCCAAATTGTTTAGGACGTTTCATGTCTATCTTACCAGTGTGCTTTGTCTCCAAATTGTTTTGTCCAGCTGGACAGCGTTTTTATGGATGTGTCATAAAAAATAAAACGGCTGCATTTTCAAACACATTAACAATATGGTTGTTCCTTCTCAAAATAATAAACTatcaaattaattaaaagcacAAGGAAACTCATACAACCAGAGCCTCAACTAGCTTGTTgctttccatgaaaatatttgcatgctttctgcttttcattgaGCCCTCAGCTGCCCTCAAATGCTGCACTAGTAAATTATTTCCCTTTAATAAATTAGATGACCAATGGATAGGGACATAATGAACACAATTTGAATACCAATAACTCCTTGCAGCACTTACTTTTGGTCGTAATTCTCTTCCTAAGACTATCTTACCTCATACGCAACTAGAAACACACCTTTCAGATCTACAGTTTAAAGAGCAACTTCTGCACAACCCAGTATGGGAAACCTAGCAGCCATTGTACTTAATATTGAATAACACACAGATCTATGCTCAAAGCAATCACATAAAATATGTAAGCAGAAGGTACACAAGTACTGTACCTCCCTTTATTTCCCTTAATAAGTGTTCACATACTTTGCATAAGCTTTTTCCAATAGCGGAAGCCAAAACAAATCCTCTGTCTGACACTGGGAAAAGCAGAGTTTACCACCAAGGCAAGGCAAACGATCGTCAATGGTCACTTCCACCCAGTGTCCAAACTGCCAGACTCGACAAGTGAAACAGCCTTGGTATGACTCATCTGTCCAGCTGGGCTGACCTGGAGGGATTACCTAGATGACAAAAGCCAGAATCAAGACAAATAATGATcacttttattgttatttttttcagtttaaaatatgcTGAACTGTTTGTAATAacaacaggggggaaaaaagtcacaaCCAAACCAGTAAAACTAAGCATAACACAGCTAATATTCAGTTTTGAGGTCGGGAATTTACAAACATACATTAGGTGAAGACGACTGATGAAATATGAAACAAGAAACTTCTCTATACCTTATTCAGTAGGTATTTACTCTTCTGCAAAGCTACACAGGCACACAGGAACCAACAGTCTCCCAAAATTCCTTGTTTCACTTGCACATCCTGCAGATTGTTTGAAAATAACCGAGGAGTAGAACAAATGTCCTAAAATTAAAAGAAGGGGAGTCAAAGCCAAATCCTGCAATGACATTCTAAGGATGTCTGTGTTTCAGGGAATCGGGGGGGTTCCAGAGACCTCTCACAAAATAAGGGAA contains these protein-coding regions:
- the CAPN10 gene encoding calpain-10 isoform X2, which produces MLGEKKQLIAKRELYTDPTFPASDTSIFFDYCTPLAQFRGEISWLRPKDICSTPRLFSNNLQDVQVKQGILGDCWFLCACVALQKSKYLLNKVIPPGQPSWTDESYQGCFTCRVWQFGHWVEVTIDDRLPCLGGKLCFSQCQTEDLFWLPLLEKAYAKVHGSYEQLWAGQVADALVDLTGGIAERWTLKCPGRNMGKEKTGMVLEKAVFRKLMNLKEQCVISCSVLNSRQGASELGEFHAFIVIDMLSLSEVSGKEIFLLRIRNPWGRRCWRGPWCEGGQGWSQLDPVVASELLSQIQEGEFWVDEEEFFREFDEITMGFPVNEEGQLQSLYTEKVLYHSQNLFGSWVRGQSAGGCRNNSSFPTNPKFWLRVCEKSEVCIALLQKHRKYSADWAGRIQNLTHLAEENLSLTEGTQGKNYQAVGLHVWKVEKKRFNLPKTLSAPPVVGTVCHSYDREVHVCCDLSPGFYLVVPSTFLKDAAGNFLLRVFSTGRISLSELKPPPTDAAVCEELPSGPGKSSVKVTLRQHCQDSKCRPIGFHIFQVPNSSWKPHTSSFLHLEPLVSCVPHCYSQEVSQLCRLPAGNYVIIPSTYLPNTEGNFTVVIATKIDRKRIHSRETLGQVLQENQHCTANHSVPQFFKNTGEEYVYVLIQATALEENRKTYGHKEIICWGKENEKSSLQNNFRRPKR
- the CAPN10 gene encoding calpain-10 isoform X1, which produces MLGEKKQLIAKRELYTDPTFPASDTSIFFDYCTPLAQFRGEISWLRPKDICSTPRLFSNNLQDVQVKQGILGDCWFLCACVALQKSKYLLNKVIPPGQPSWTDESYQGCFTCRVWQFGHWVEVTIDDRLPCLGGKLCFSQCQTEDLFWLPLLEKAYAKVHGSYEQLWAGQVADALVDLTGGIAERWTLKCPGRNMGKEKTGMVLEKAVFRKLMNLKEQCVISCSVLNSRQGASELGEFHAFIVIDMLSLSEVSGKEIFLLRIRNPWGRRCWRGPWCEGGQGWSQLDPVVASELLSQIQEGEFWVDEEEFFREFDEITMGFPVNEEGQLQSLYTEKVLYHSQNLFGSWVRGQSAGGCRNNSSFPTNPKFWLRVCEKSEVCIALLQKHRKYSADWAGRIQNLTHLAEENLSLTEGTQGKNYQAVGLHVWKVEKKRFNLPKTLSAPPVVGTVCHSYDREVHVCCDLSPGFYLVVPSTFLKDAAGNFLLRVFSTGRISLSELKPPPTDAAVCEELPSGEWETVQLHGCWKNGQSAGGSRNFPSFHLNPCFPLSIPAGPGKSSVKVTLRQHCQDSKCRPIGFHIFQVPNSSWKPHTSSFLHLEPLVSCVPHCYSQEVSQLCRLPAGNYVIIPSTYLPNTEGNFTVVIATKIDRKRIHSRETLGQVLQENQHCTANHSVPQFFKNTGEEYVYVLIQATALEENRKTYGHKEIICWGKENEKSSLQNNFRRPKR
- the CAPN10 gene encoding calpain-10 isoform X4; translation: MLGEKKQLIAKRELYTDPTFPASDTSIFFDYCTPLAQFRGEISWLRPKDICSTPRLFSNNLQDVQVKQGILGDCWFLCACVALQKSKYLLNKVIPPGQPSWTDESYQGCFTCRVWQFGHWVEVTIDDRLPCLGGKLCFSQCQTEDLFWLPLLEKAYAKVHGSYEQLWAGQVADALVDLTGGIAERWTLKCPGRNMGKEKTGMVLEKAVFRKLMNLKEQCVISCSVLNSRQGASELGEFHAFIVIDMLSLSEVSGKEIFLLRIRNPWGRRCWRGPWCEGGQGWSQLDPVVASELLSQIQEGEFWVDEEEFFREFDEITMGFPVNEEGQLQSLYTEKVLYHSQNLFGSWVRGQSAGGCRNNSSFPTNPKFWLRVCEKSEVCIALLQKHRKYSADWAGRIQNLTHLAEENLSLTEGTQGKNYQAVGLHVWKVEKKRFNLPKTLSAPPVVGTVCHSYDREVHVCCDLSPGFYLVVPSTFLKDAAGNFLLRVFSTGRISLSELKPPPTDAAVCEELPSGEWETVQLHGCWKNGQSAGGSRNFPSFHLNPCFPLSIPAGPGKSSVKVTLRQHCQDSKCRPIGFHIFQVPNSSWKPHTSSFLHLEPLVSCVPHCYSQEVSQLCRLPAGNYEAHSQPGDTWTSIARNIIYNCDEKVI
- the CAPN10 gene encoding calpain-10 isoform X3, whose protein sequence is MLGEKKQLIAKRELYTDPTFPASDTSIFFDYCTPLAQFRGEISWLRPKDICSTPRLFSNNLQDVQVKQGILGDCWFLCACVALQKSKYLLNKVIPPGQPSWTDESYQGCFTCRVWQFGHWVEVTIDDRLPCLGGKLCFSQCQTEDLFWLPLLEKAYAKVHGSYEQLWAGQVADALVDLTGGIAERWTLKCPGRNMGKEKTGMVLEKAVFRKLMNLKEQCVISCSVLNSRQGASELGEFHAFIVIDMLSLSEVSGKEIFLLRIRNPWGRRCWRGPWCEGGQGWSQLDPVVASELLSQIQEGEFWVDEEEFFREFDEITMGFPVNEEGQLQSLYTEKVLYHSQNLFGSWVRGQSAGGCRNNSSFPTNPKFWLRVCEKSEVCIALLQKHRKYSADWAGRIQNLTHLAEENLSLTEGTQGKNYQAVGLHVWKVEKKRFNLPKTLSAPPVVGTVCHSYDREVHVCCDLSPGFYLVVPSTFLKDAAGNFLLRVFSTGRISLSELKPPPTDAAVCEELPSGEWETVQLHGCWKNGQSAGGSRNFPSFHLNPCFPLSIPAGPGKSSVKVTLRQHCQDSKCRPIGFHIFQVPNSSWKPHTSSFLHLEPLVSCVPHCYSQEVSQLCRLPAGNYVIIPSTYLPNTEGNFTVVIATKIDRKRIHSRETLGQVLQEISFTTVMKR